The following nucleotide sequence is from Gammaproteobacteria bacterium.
GTAAAGCTGTTGGTGGTCAGGATGTCGGCCCCTGCCTGGAGATAGGAGTCGTGAATTTCGCGCACGAATTGCGGCTGGGTCAGGCACAGCAGGTCGTGGTTGCCCTTCAGCGCCTGGGGCCAGTCGGCGAACTCCCGGCCCCGGTATTGCTCCTCGGACAGATCCAGGGTCTGGGCGAGCGTGCCCATCGCTCCGTCGATGAAAACGATTCGTCTGCGGATCAGTTCGCCCAGGGCCTCGGCCCGGGCTGCGGACCTGTTCACGACTGCGTACCCGGGGCGCTCAATCCGAGCGCCTCGCAGATGGCCGCGGTCAGCGGCGCACGATTCATCGTGTAGATGTGAAAACGCTCGACGCCGTTCTCCACCAGGTCCCGAACCTGGCCCAGCGAGAAGCCCTCGGCGATTTCGCTTACAGCATCCGGATCCTCTCCGGCCTGTTCGAAGCGCGCTCCCAGCGCCGCCGGAACCTCAACGTGGGTCTTGCCGGCAAAGGAGAACACCTGCCTGTAGTTGTGCAGGGGCATGATGCCGGGCGCCAGCAGGTGCTCGATGCCCGCACCCGCAAAAATGTCGCGCAGGCGATAGTAGCGGTCGTTGTCGAGGAAGAACTGGGTGATGGCCAGAGTGGCGCCGGCATCGAGCTTCTGCTTCACGAACTCCAGGTGCCGGCGCAAACTGGCGCTGTCGCCGCCACCGTGCTCCGGGTGCGCGCCCACCATGACCTCGCTGATCCCGGCAGCCCTCAGGTCGGTGATCAACTCCACCGTCGAGGAATAGCCGCGTTCACGCACTTCATCGGGAACGCCGTCCGCGGGAATGTCTCCGCGCAGCGCGATCATCCTCCGTACGCCCTGCGCGACGTAATCCCGCACGATCTCCCGCACCTCGTCGCGGGTGTGCGAGACATGGGTCAGGTGGGGCGCGCAATCGATGCCGTAGTCCTGACGGATCCGCCGCACCCAGCGCGCCGTACCCTCCCGCGTCGAACCGCCGGCGCCATAGGAAACGGTGCAGTGCAGCGGGCGATACGGCAACAGGCGCTTCAGTGACGCCTCCAGCATCGCGGTCAGTTCTTCCGTTCGCGGCGGAAAGAACTCAAGCGAAATTCTTGCGGGTCCGTTCATGAAAAACTCGGGCGTGGACAATTCACGCTGCGCGCATCATACTCACTCGCTCGCCCAATGTTGTGCCCCGGCGGCAGAGTGCTTCCCAGCTATCCCCACGTCCGTCGCCGGCCAATAGGCCGCCCGGCATGTCCCAATCCGCATTATCCACGCCCGCCTATCGCCGCTTCCTTTACGGGAGCACCGTCACGACCCACGGACTCTGGATCCTGCGGCTGGCGCTGGGCTGGCAGGCCTGGCAACTGACCGAATCCGAGTTTTTCGTAGCGGCGGTGGCGTTTGCAGCGTATTTCCCGGTGGCCGTGCTGGGACCGGTATTCGGCGCATACGCCGACCGCTGGGACCGCCGCAGGGCGGCGCAGATCTTCAACGTGCTCAACATCGGCGTCACCGCCGGACTGTTCGGCCTGTCGGCCCTCGGCCTGATGACGCCGACCGCACTGTTCTTGCTCGCGCTGTCCTTCGGCGTGTTCAGCGGCGGCTACACGCCGATGCGCCTGGCCTTGATGGCCAACCTGGTGCCCTCCATGCAACTGGCCAGCGCCGTGGGGCTGGGGGCGGTAAGCTTCAATGTCGCGCGGGTGATCGGCCCGGTGCTCGGCGGCTACATCATCAAGTTCTTCGGCCTGGCGCCGGCGTTCGCGATCAGCACCGCCACCTTTCTCGGGATGGCCTGGGTACTGTGGGACATGAAGCTGCAGCCGGTGGCGCGTGAACTGGAGCGCCAGATCGGACTGGGCCGCCTGCTGCGCGACGGCGTCAGTTACACCCTGCGCCATCCCGCGATCCGCTACTACCTTGTTCTCGTGTTGATTGGCGCCACCTTCGGACGGGCGCTGTTCGAGCTCATGGCGCCGTACGCCGACGAAGTGTTTCAACGGGGCAGCGACGGAATGTCGCTGCTGATTTCATCTTTCGGTGTCGGGGCGGTCGCCGGTGGCTTCTGGGTGGCTCGGAACAGGGACCTGAAGCAGCTTCGCACGTCGGCCGCCATTTCCGTGGCGCTGGCCGGTCTGCTGATCGTTGCCTTCGGATTTACCGGCAATTTCTGGCTCGCCATGCTGCAACTGCCCTTCTTCGGATGCGCCCTGACCATTTGCGGCGTGGGATCGCAGACGCTCACGCAGGCCGTAGTGGAAGAAAAGTACCGGGGCCGCGTCATGAGCCTTTGGAGCGTCGTGGCTTTCGGCGGCGTGGCTTTGGGCAGCGCGGCGCTCGGAGGCTGGGCCCAGTCGATCGGCCTGACCACGGCCACTATTTACTGGGGCGCGGTTGCGGCCGTGCTGGGACTGTTCACCCTGCTCTGGATGCCACGGATTCCGCATCCAAAGGTGGCTGGCGCGTCCTGACGAGGCCCGCAAGGGGCGACTCAACTACTTTTCTGCGGCCCTCGCCTTTTACCTGCCCGTCCCGTACGGGAGACGCCATCCTGGCTCGATTCTCGCTGTCCCTGCTCCAACGCTCCGGGACGGGACGGGCAGGTAAAAGGCTTCCGCAGCGGTTGTCCGATTATTCGTGGCGCAGGGCTTCGATGGGGTCGAGGGTTGAGGCGCGGCGGGCGGGCCACAGGCCGAAGACGATGCCGATCAACAGGCTGCAGCCCAGCCCCACTCCGATCGATTCCGCCGCAACGACGGTCTGCCAGCTGAAGAACCGCGCCAGCAGTTCCGACGCGCCCCAGCCGGCGGCCACGCCCAGCAGGCCGCCGAGCAGGCACAGCAGCGAGGACTCGACCAGGATCTGAGACATGATCGCCCCGCCGGTCGCGCCGATCGCCCGGCGCACGCCGATTTCGCGGGTACGTTCGGCCACCGTGACCAGCATGATGTTCATGATTCCGATTCCGCCCACCACCAGGCTGACTCCCGCGATGGCCGGAAGCAACAGGGCGAAGATGCGCGTGGTTTCCTCGCGGACCTCCAGGAACTGCTTGCGGTCGAGGATCCCGAAATCGTTGTCCTCGCCCGGCCGGATCCGGTGCTCGCGGCGCATGATGCGCTCCACGTCCACCAGCGCCTGCTCGACCGCCGAACCCCGGCGTATCTGCACGTCTATGCTTTCGAGCCGGTCGCTGCCGGTCACCCGGTACTGCGCCGTGGACAGCGGCACCAGCACGTCGTCATTGGGATTCTGCATGCCGGCCGAGCCGGTCTCCTCCAGGACGCCGATCACGGTGAACGGCACGCCACCCAGCAGCACGCTCTGCCCCAGCAGCGCCTCGGCGGTGGTTTCCAGCTTCCCGGGAACCTCGCTTCCCACCACGGCGACCCGCAGGCGCGCCTCCTCTTCCCGCGGAACGAACATCCTTCCGGCGGCAATTTCGTAGCGGTGCAGCACGGGATACTCCGAGGTGGACCCGATCAGTTCCACGCGTGCGTTGCTGTTGCCGAATTCGAACTGAAGGCGCTGCGTGATCCTGGGCACCACTCTCTCAAGATGACGCGCGTCGCTTCGCAGCGCCGCGGCGTCGTCCACGCCCAGGCTGCTGTTCTCCAGCGCCACGCCCCAGAACCGCCGCTGGGAATTGGTGATCGCCAGGATGTCGGCCCCCAGCGCCTCCATCTGCTCCTCCACCGCCCGCTGCGCGCCGGTGCCCAGGGATACCATCGTCACTACCGCCGCGACGCCGATGATCATGCCCAGCATCGTTAGCAGGGCGCGAAACAGGTTGGCGCCGATCGATTCCAGCGCCTGCCGCAGCACGTCAAGGAAGAACATCGCCTAAAGAATAGACCATGTCTCGTATGATCCGCTTTGCGAAATCAACTACGAGGTTTTTTCCGTCGGTTCCTGGGACTACATCATCGTGGGCGCCGGTTCGGCCGGCTGCGCCGTTGCCAACCGCCTGTCGGCGGATCCGGATACGCGGGTGTTGCTGCTGGAGGCCGGCGGCGTCGACCGTTCGCTGTATATCCGGATGCCGGCTGCGATCATCCGCGCTATCGGCAATCCCGCGCTGGACTGGTGCTACCGGGCCGAGCCCGATCCCAGCCGCAACGACCGCGTGGACCTGTGGCCGGCCGGCAGGATCCTGGGCGGCAGCAGTTCGATCAACGGCATGCTGTATGTGCGCGGCGCGGACTACGACTTCGACCGCTGGGCCGCGGAGGGCTGCGCCGGATGGTCTTACGCCGACGTGCTGCCGTTCTTCAGGCGCATGGAATCCACGCCACTGGGCGATGACGGTATTCGTGGCCGCTCGGGTCCGGTCCGCACCGCGGCGTTGCGCACCACCCACCCGCTGGCGCACACCTTCGTACAGGCCGCCGTCGAGGCGGGAGTGACGCTCAACGAGGATTACAACGGCCGCGCCCAGGAAGGCGTGGCCTATACCGAAGTGAATCAGCAGCGAGGCCGCCGCTACAACGCCGCGAGGGCGTATCTGCGCCCCGTGCGCCGGCGCCGGAATCTCGCCATCCGTACGCACAGCTTGTGTCGGCGGTTGCTGTTCGAGAACGGCCGCTGCGTGGGAGTGGAGTATCGAAGGGGCGACCGTATGCATCGCGCCGATGCCGGGCGCGAGGTGATTCTCTGCGCCGGCGCGATCGCCTCGCCCAAGCTGCTGATGCTGTCCGGGATCGGCCCGGCGGAGCAACTGCGCGACGCCGGCATCGAAATCGTCAAGGATTCACCGGGCGTGGGCACGAACCTCCAGGAACACCCCGAGGGCATGGTGGGCATCGACGTGAACGTGCCCACCTACAACACCGAGATCAACAGCTGGAAGGTCGTTCTGCATGGATTGAACTGGCTGCTGTTCGGGCGCGGCCCGGCCACCAGTCCGTATCCCCACGCGGTGGCCTTCATCCGATCCGCGCCCAGCGAGCCGCGGCCCGACATCCAGGTGCAGCTCGGCCCCTATGCCTTCAGCTTCTCGGAAGAAGGCGTGATCCCCTACGACCGGCCGGCCATTTCCGCCGCCATCAATGTTTCCCATCCCCGCTCGCGCGGCAACGTGCGGCTGCGCAGCGCGGACCCGGACGCGCCGCCGGTCATCTCTCACGCGCTGCTGGACGACGACGACATGGACCGGCTGATCAGCGGCTGCCGGCAGGTCCGGGAAATACTCGGCGGCCCGGCGTTCGCGCCCTACCGCATCGGCGAGCGGCTGCCCGGTCCGGACGTGCAAAGCGACGACGAATGGCGCGACTACCTGCGCCGCACCGCTTTCCTCGGCTACCACCCCGTCGGCACGTGCAAAATGGGCACTGACGCACTCGCGGTCACGCGGCCCGACCTGGCCGTTCGCGGCGTCGACGGGCTTCGCGTTGCCGACGCTTCGGTGATGCCCAGCCTGACCAGCGGCAACACCAACGCCACCGCGATGATGATCGGGGAACGGGCGGCGGATTTCATCCGTCATGGGGCGGCCTGAAGGGCGCCGATACAACAAGGGAGAAGACGAACCATGGTAAACAGACGCACTTTCGTTACCGCCGCGGCGGGCGCGACCGGCTCTCTGCTGGGCGCGCGGGCGCTTGAGGCCGCCGCACCCAAATCGGTCGAGCCGCCGGTCAGCCGGGTCGTCTCCGAGTTCCTCCATTTCGACGACCCTGTGGAGGAGTTTCGCGCGCAGATGCGCATGGAACGCGACCTCGTCGAGGAACAGGGCACGACCCTGACCTGGTACCACTGGCTGGTCTTCGTGATCCCCGGTGGACGGCGCCCGGAACCCCTGATCCGCTACGAGGGTATCGAGTTCAGCTATTTCCGCCACCTCGGCGACTACAACTACCGCATCCACGCGCACAATATTTCCTTGCCGCGGGACCTCCACACCAACGAGTTCACGGATTCCGTGATCAATCCCATAACGGGCGAGCTCGTGGAGGTGCCGGTGACGCCGCTGCTGACCGATCCGGGCACCATCGGAAGCCCGATCGGCTTTCGCAACCTTGCCGGCGACGGATTCGTCCAGACGCCCTACCGCAAGTTCCGGATCGAGAACGACCTGATCAAGAAGGACATGGTTCGCAGCGCCCCGCCGGACTGGCCGGCCACGCATATCGAGAATTCCTGCAGCTGGGTTGAATTCGACCTGTTCGCAAACGAGACCATCACTTCGCTCCCCACCCACTTCTGCGGACACTACGCTTACGAGCATCCCGCCTGGCTGAAGATGCCGGAGGGCATGGGGCACCTGGCGGGGTTCTGGGACGGCAAGAAGGTGAATTCCCCATCGGAACTGCCGCGCGAGTTCCTCGACCGCATGGAGCGCGAATACCCGGAACTGCTCGAGCCGCGCTGGGGCGAGTTCGAACGCCCGATTCCGTTCGACCTTTAGGACGGCCGTCAGGCGCGGCGGCGCGTCAGGACTTCAGCAACGCGGCCGGATCTTCGAGCACGTCGGGGTGATGGGCTGCCGTGAACCGGACGAAATCGTCCGGCATGGCCCCGATATCGAAGACCTTGCCGCCGAAACCGTCCGTCACCGTGTGTCCGGCCACGCCTGCCATCTCCATCCACGGGCGCCAGGCCGTCGCGATGGCAAAGGAGATCGTCGCGTCCACCTGCGGGGCGTAGGGCTCGGCGAGATCGGCCGCCCGCGCCTGGTAGGTGATGGACTCCTTGTAGAACATCGATGCCTCGGCGGGATCGTAGGGCGCCACCCGCGTGAACGTGTCGCCGCGGATCCAGACGTTGCCGCCGAAGGCCAGTGACGGGCGCACCCTCAGGCTGTAGTAGATTTTCGCGTCCGGCGCGATCTGCCTCGCGAGTTCCTCGCTGGTCGTGCTCTCGCGGCTCCATTCCAGCTCCTCCTCGTTGGCCATCATGATGACGTGCCGGCCCGGACCGCTGCGGTACAGCGGAACGGACACTTCCCTTTCCGTGTAGGGCATCCGCAGGGTCTCGAGGATTTCGCCGCTTTCGATGTCCGTGTAGTACGAGATCTCGTAGATCAGGAACTCGTACATGTCGTCGGCCAGCTGCCGGTAGCGGGTGATCGAGCCGCCCAGGTAGGCGCACAGCGGCAGGGCTTCGCCGTCGACCAGCGTGTAGCGTATTCCGCGCAGCCAGATATAGGCGATGCTCTCGTCCAGGCTGCCGCGCATCTTCACCAGCGCGCGCAGCAGTTTGGCGGGCGTGCCGAGATCGAGATTGCCGGCGGCGGTTGAGCCGTCGGCCTCCCCGGCGCGAAAGCCCGCCAGGCCGAATGAGGTCAGCGCCAGCCCCTTGAGGACCTCCCGGCGGTTCTTCACTCGAACCCGCCCAGCGCGGCCTCCGGATCCGCCAGGACGTCGGGATGCAGCCGCCGGGTATAGGCCAGGAAGTCGTCCGGCAGGTCCTCGATGGACCGGGCCCTGGCGCCGTGGCCGTTCGAGGACGTATGGCCCGGAACGTCGCCCATGTACATCCAGGGCCGCCAGCTGGTCATCGCCGAGTAGTTCACCAGCGAATCCACCTGCTTCACGTTCGGATCGAGCACTTCTTTCAGGGGCGCGGACCAGATCGTGGATTCCTTGTAGAACATGTTGGGAATGTCGCTGTCGGTGGGCCGGACCCGGCCATGCTCTTCATGGCGCAGGAGCAGCGTGCCGTTCCGTACGTATTCGGGATGTATCGACTTGGTCATCCGTACCGAGGCGGCCGGCGAGAAGGCCCCCTGCGTGGTGCCCTCCTGCGGCTCGAATTCTTCGCTCTCGTCCAGGCTCACCGCAAATCGTGTTCTCGTGGGGCCGAAGCGGAACGCGGGCACTTCGACCTCGCGGCCGGTGAACGGCATCTTCAGCGCATCGAGCAGTTCCCAGGTCTCGAAATCGGTGTAGTGGGTGACTTCCAGCACGACGGCCTCGTACAGGTCGTCGGAGACCCGCCGGAACCGGCTGAACGCCGCGGCGATAAGCCCGCAAAGCGGTTCGATCCGCCCCTGCGAGATGGAGAATCTCTTCGCCCGCAACCAGCCGATCACGAGTTCCGAGTCCAGATTGCCCCGCATCTTCACGAGCGCGCGCAAGAGATCCGGTTCCCGGGTGAGGTCCAGTTCCCCGTCCGCGGCAGCGCGCAACGGGAGCATCCCGGGTCCGATCAGGGCGGCGCCGGCAAGCAGGGATTGGCACAGGCGCCGCCGGGTTGCGGACACGTCCGGCGCGGATTGCGCGAGCGGGCGGAACGGAAGCTTGATGTTGGACATTGCGTTTCCTCAGTCGTCGAGGCCGGCCAGGATCAGGTTGGGCAGCGTGGAAGTCAGCCAGTCGGGATGGAAATAACCGAGCCGCAGGATCACCAATTCCTCGTCCGGGATCACATACATCGTGCGAAAGCCGCCTCCTTCCAGGAAGAAGACGCCGTCGGCTTCGATGGGCGGCCCGTGCGGCGCGGCCTGTTCGCGGTCCTGTACATACCGGCGCCCGGTTCCGGGCGGGTTGCCCACCCAGATCTGGTAACCGTAGTTCGGATAGACGCCCGAACCTGTCGTCATCTCCTCCACCCAGCCCTCCGGCCAGAGCCGGCGGTCCGCCAAGCGGCCACCGGCCGCCAGCGCCGCACCGTAGCGCAACCAGTCCCTGGGCGTGGCGCGGTAGCAGCAGTAGACCGCGGGCATGCCGCCGGGCCGGTCCATGTAGATCTGCGCCGGACCAGCGCCCAGCGGGGCCCACAGCCTGCTGTTCAGATAGTCCTCGTAGGACTCGCCCGTTGCGGACTCCAGCACCGCTCCCAGCAGCTGGGCGTTGGCGTTGGAGAAAGCGAAGAACTCGCCCGGCACGTTTTCGAGATCGAATTCCAGCGCCGCGGCGCGAAAGTCGGAGCCCAGCGATATGCGGGCGTTCTTGGCGTAGGGATCCGGATCGCCGGCCAGCGGCGGGTTCTCGAGCCCGCTGAGGTTCCCCAGCAACTGGCGGACCGTGATCCGCCCGCGTTCGTCGTCGCTCCATTCCGGCAGATAGCGGCCTACGGGATCGTCCAGCGATTCGATGGCCCCTTCCTGTATCGCGATCGCCACCAGCGGGGGAAGCAAGGATCGGGTCATCGCGCGGCCCGTGAACAAAGTTTCGGGGCCGATGTCTTGCCAGTAACGCTCAAGCTGCACCAGGCCCCGGTGCAGCACCAAAAGCGCAACGCTGTTGTGTTGTTCCGCCCATGCCGCCGCCGCTTCCAAAGCGTCGGGTGCAATCGTGAGTTCCGCTCCGCCGGCCGCCGGGAAGAATTCTCCGGGACTGCCGGGAACCTCCACGACCGGCTGATAATAGCTCGCCGGCCACTCGCCGGGGTCCTCCGGCAGCGTGTACCAGCGGTACCAGAACCGCCAGTCAACGAACAGCGCCGCCGCCAGCACGGCGGCGGCGATGGCGAAGAAAACGGCTACGCGGCGCATCCCGATCTGCTCCCGAACAGTGGAGGGATCAGGGTACAGCAGTGGAGCGTATTTGTTCGGCGAAGCGGCGCAGTTGGTCGTTGAAGCGTTGCGGCTGTTCGAGGAACACCGAGTGCCCGGCCCCTTCGTACACGGTGAGGCTGACGTTCCCGCGGCTTGCCGCGAGTTCGGCGGCGTCTTCAAGCTGGAAGGGATTGTCCTCCGCACCCAGCGCAAACAGCACCGGCAAGGTAAGTCGTTCCACCAGGTCCTGGTTGTCCAGGCTCCGATTCACCATCGCGCGGCGCACATAGGATGGCACCATCAGTCCGAGCGACCGGAACAACTCCCGCTCGCGCTCGGGCAAGGGCGACGCGGTAAGTAGATCGATCACCCGTTCGCCGGCGCGGATGTTGTCGGCCAGGTCCCGGCTTTGCTGCAGCACGCGAATCTCCCCGAGCTCCGCCATGTCCGGGTCCTCCGTTCCGGGCATCCGCAGCGGCATCAGGCCGCCCTGGCCGCCGGTGAAAATGATCCCGGCGATGCCGCCGATGCCGTGCTCGCGGATATAGTCCATCGCGATCATCGTGCCGTACGACCAGGCGACGACCACCGGCCGTTCAATGCCCGTGGCCGAGACCACGGCGGCGACGTCCTCGGCCCAGACCGTGTGCTCCGTGTAGTCTTCCGCGGCCCACGGCTTGCCGGACGCGCCATGGCCCCTCAAGTCGAAGGTAACAAGGTAGTTGTCCTCGGCCAGGTCGGAATTGAGTTGATGGACGAAGCTGTAGTGGCTTTGACCGAAGCCGTGAATCAACAGGATCGGGGGCGAGGCCGTATCGCCCGCCGTGACGACGTTCAGCGGGACACCGCCCGCGCCTTCGACGGTACGGTAGTCCCAGTCCGCGGGCGAGCGCTGCGGAAGCAGCGCCGCCACCAGCAGGGCAACGAGCGGCAGGAACCTTGGCAGGATTCTAGAAGCTCGCGGCCAGCGTCAGGCCGAAGGTGCGCGGCTCGGGGAGCGTCAGCTGGTAGCCCAGCGTGCCCGTGAGGAAACTGCCCGTGGTGCGCGCCGAAGCCAGCACGGAGTCGTCGTCGGTCAGGTTCTCGATCCACAACGTAACGCTATAGCGGTCGTTGCGCCAGCCGCCGCGAATATTCTGCAGCACCGCCTCCTCGGTCTTGGCGAGGTTGATCACCCAGTTCCAGGTGGACGACTGGTACCAGGCGTCCCAGCGGGCGAACCATTCGCCGTCCCCGCCCCATATGTTTCCGGCGGGCATATTGAAGTCCAGGGCCAGCGTCGCGGCATGATCCGGCGAGCGGGCCACCTCGAAGCCGCTGGCATCGGCGCTGCCATAGACCCGCCGGCTGACGTTGTCCTGATACACCTTGATTTCGCTCTTGTTGTAGTTGTAGGACGCGGTGCCGATCCAGTTCTCGTTGAACGCCCAGCTCCCCATCAACTCGAACCCCCAGATGTCGGTGCTGCCGTTACTGTTGTAATCGACCTGTGCGCCGAGCCGGTCCGAGCCCTGAATGAAAACGCCGTCGCCGTTGCTGTCCACGTCCCTGGTGAAACCCCTGAAGCGCTGGTTTCTCCATTGCATGATGTAAACAGCACCGTTCACGTAGCCCCGGCCGTCGGCCAGGGTGTGCTTGGCGCCGAACTCCCATGAATCCAGCTCCGCCTGCAGGACTTCGTAACCGATGCCTTCAGCCGCGTTAAAAGCCGGGAATGCGACCGTGGGCTCCAGTTGAATGACCTCGGGGTTGAAGCCGCCCGGATTGTTGCCCTTCGCATAGCTGCCGTAAAGCAGGGTGTTTTCGCTCAACTTGTAGTCCACGATCACCCGCGGCAGCTCCGCCTCGAAATCGGCGGCCAGATCCACCTCGGCGCCGCCGAAGGGCTGCGCCGTTCCGATGGGATCGTTCGGATCGAGCGGCATGGCCTCCTGAATCACGGAGGACGCGTTCGCGAGCGTTTCCTCTTCATACCGGAACTCAAGGCTGACGGTAAGCTGCTCGTTGATGTCGTAAGCCAGGCTGGCGAATATCGCCTGGTTTTCGACATTCTCGGCGACGGTCGGATTGACGCCGAAAAGGCCGCGCCCGCCTCTTGCGCTCACTGCGCGGATGGTCGGGTCGAAGCAGAAGGGCCCGGTGCCCGGGCACGGGAAGCCGCTGGCGCCATCCTTGGCGTATGTCAGGTCGAGATAGTAGGCGCCCACCATCCAGCGCAGCCGTTTGTCCTGGGGCGAACTCAGACGCAGCTCCTGAGACCACGACTCGTCCTTCCAATTCAGATATACCAGGATTTCGTCCGTGAGAAGTTCGCGCATCTCCTGCGTTTCCTCGCGGTAGCGGCCCGTCACCGAACTCAAGGTGTAGCCGCCGATGTCCCAGTCGATGTTCAGGCTGGTGAGTTCGGTTGTCCGGTCGAGGCCCATGTCGTCCTTGTACACCGTGTCCTCGATCGGTCTCGTGTCGATGGCGATGCCGTTGGTGATCAGGTCGCGGGTCAGTGTCCC
It contains:
- a CDS encoding glucose-methanol-choline oxidoreductase encodes the protein MNYEVFSVGSWDYIIVGAGSAGCAVANRLSADPDTRVLLLEAGGVDRSLYIRMPAAIIRAIGNPALDWCYRAEPDPSRNDRVDLWPAGRILGGSSSINGMLYVRGADYDFDRWAAEGCAGWSYADVLPFFRRMESTPLGDDGIRGRSGPVRTAALRTTHPLAHTFVQAAVEAGVTLNEDYNGRAQEGVAYTEVNQQRGRRYNAARAYLRPVRRRRNLAIRTHSLCRRLLFENGRCVGVEYRRGDRMHRADAGREVILCAGAIASPKLLMLSGIGPAEQLRDAGIEIVKDSPGVGTNLQEHPEGMVGIDVNVPTYNTEINSWKVVLHGLNWLLFGRGPATSPYPHAVAFIRSAPSEPRPDIQVQLGPYAFSFSEEGVIPYDRPAISAAINVSHPRSRGNVRLRSADPDAPPVISHALLDDDDMDRLISGCRQVREILGGPAFAPYRIGERLPGPDVQSDDEWRDYLRRTAFLGYHPVGTCKMGTDALAVTRPDLAVRGVDGLRVADASVMPSLTSGNTNATAMMIGERAADFIRHGAA
- a CDS encoding MFS transporter, whose amino-acid sequence is MSQSALSTPAYRRFLYGSTVTTHGLWILRLALGWQAWQLTESEFFVAAVAFAAYFPVAVLGPVFGAYADRWDRRRAAQIFNVLNIGVTAGLFGLSALGLMTPTALFLLALSFGVFSGGYTPMRLALMANLVPSMQLASAVGLGAVSFNVARVIGPVLGGYIIKFFGLAPAFAISTATFLGMAWVLWDMKLQPVARELERQIGLGRLLRDGVSYTLRHPAIRYYLVLVLIGATFGRALFELMAPYADEVFQRGSDGMSLLISSFGVGAVAGGFWVARNRDLKQLRTSAAISVALAGLLIVAFGFTGNFWLAMLQLPFFGCALTICGVGSQTLTQAVVEEKYRGRVMSLWSVVAFGGVALGSAALGGWAQSIGLTTATIYWGAVAAVLGLFTLLWMPRIPHPKVAGAS
- a CDS encoding FtsX-like permease family protein, producing MFFLDVLRQALESIGANLFRALLTMLGMIIGVAAVVTMVSLGTGAQRAVEEQMEALGADILAITNSQRRFWGVALENSSLGVDDAAALRSDARHLERVVPRITQRLQFEFGNSNARVELIGSTSEYPVLHRYEIAAGRMFVPREEEARLRVAVVGSEVPGKLETTAEALLGQSVLLGGVPFTVIGVLEETGSAGMQNPNDDVLVPLSTAQYRVTGSDRLESIDVQIRRGSAVEQALVDVERIMRREHRIRPGEDNDFGILDRKQFLEVREETTRIFALLLPAIAGVSLVVGGIGIMNIMLVTVAERTREIGVRRAIGATGGAIMSQILVESSLLCLLGGLLGVAAGWGASELLARFFSWQTVVAAESIGVGLGCSLLIGIVFGLWPARRASTLDPIEALRHE
- a CDS encoding methylenetetrahydrofolate reductase [NAD(P)H], with the protein product MNGPARISLEFFPPRTEELTAMLEASLKRLLPYRPLHCTVSYGAGGSTREGTARWVRRIRQDYGIDCAPHLTHVSHTRDEVREIVRDYVAQGVRRMIALRGDIPADGVPDEVRERGYSSTVELITDLRAAGISEVMVGAHPEHGGGDSASLRRHLEFVKQKLDAGATLAITQFFLDNDRYYRLRDIFAGAGIEHLLAPGIMPLHNYRQVFSFAGKTHVEVPAALGARFEQAGEDPDAVSEIAEGFSLGQVRDLVENGVERFHIYTMNRAPLTAAICEALGLSAPGTQS
- a CDS encoding DUF1838 domain-containing protein, translated to MSNIKLPFRPLAQSAPDVSATRRRLCQSLLAGAALIGPGMLPLRAAADGELDLTREPDLLRALVKMRGNLDSELVIGWLRAKRFSISQGRIEPLCGLIAAAFSRFRRVSDDLYEAVVLEVTHYTDFETWELLDALKMPFTGREVEVPAFRFGPTRTRFAVSLDESEEFEPQEGTTQGAFSPAASVRMTKSIHPEYVRNGTLLLRHEEHGRVRPTDSDIPNMFYKESTIWSAPLKEVLDPNVKQVDSLVNYSAMTSWRPWMYMGDVPGHTSSNGHGARARSIEDLPDDFLAYTRRLHPDVLADPEAALGGFE
- a CDS encoding alpha/beta hydrolase; translation: MLPRFLPLVALLVAALLPQRSPADWDYRTVEGAGGVPLNVVTAGDTASPPILLIHGFGQSHYSFVHQLNSDLAEDNYLVTFDLRGHGASGKPWAAEDYTEHTVWAEDVAAVVSATGIERPVVVAWSYGTMIAMDYIREHGIGGIAGIIFTGGQGGLMPLRMPGTEDPDMAELGEIRVLQQSRDLADNIRAGERVIDLLTASPLPERERELFRSLGLMVPSYVRRAMVNRSLDNQDLVERLTLPVLFALGAEDNPFQLEDAAELAASRGNVSLTVYEGAGHSVFLEQPQRFNDQLRRFAEQIRSTAVP
- a CDS encoding serine hydrolase codes for the protein MRRVAVFFAIAAAVLAAALFVDWRFWYRWYTLPEDPGEWPASYYQPVVEVPGSPGEFFPAAGGAELTIAPDALEAAAAWAEQHNSVALLVLHRGLVQLERYWQDIGPETLFTGRAMTRSLLPPLVAIAIQEGAIESLDDPVGRYLPEWSDDERGRITVRQLLGNLSGLENPPLAGDPDPYAKNARISLGSDFRAAALEFDLENVPGEFFAFSNANAQLLGAVLESATGESYEDYLNSRLWAPLGAGPAQIYMDRPGGMPAVYCCYRATPRDWLRYGAALAAGGRLADRRLWPEGWVEEMTTGSGVYPNYGYQIWVGNPPGTGRRYVQDREQAAPHGPPIEADGVFFLEGGGFRTMYVIPDEELVILRLGYFHPDWLTSTLPNLILAGLDD
- a CDS encoding DUF1838 domain-containing protein, which codes for MKNRREVLKGLALTSFGLAGFRAGEADGSTAAGNLDLGTPAKLLRALVKMRGSLDESIAYIWLRGIRYTLVDGEALPLCAYLGGSITRYRQLADDMYEFLIYEISYYTDIESGEILETLRMPYTEREVSVPLYRSGPGRHVIMMANEEELEWSRESTTSEELARQIAPDAKIYYSLRVRPSLAFGGNVWIRGDTFTRVAPYDPAEASMFYKESITYQARAADLAEPYAPQVDATISFAIATAWRPWMEMAGVAGHTVTDGFGGKVFDIGAMPDDFVRFTAAHHPDVLEDPAALLKS